AGTAAAAGGCACAAATTGTTCCCATCCCAAATTATACATTTGCTTAAATAGCGAAGGTTTTGCCAGTTTATAGCCCACCATTAAAAGTATTGCCGCCAAGCTGGCCAAGGGCACTAGATTTAAAACCGATGCAATTGTAATGGCACTAATTAAAAGAAAAACGCCGTGTAAAATAGCTGACATTTTTGTTTTCGCACCAAAAGAAATGTTTGCTGAACTACGCACAATTACTTGTGTTACGGGCAAACCACCAATTAATCCTGAAACAATATTTCCAAGACCTTGCGCCTTGAGTTCACGGTTTGTTGGAGTAACACGTTTTTCGGGGTCCAGTTTATCGGCTGCTTCAACACTTAACAAGGTTTCGAGGCTACCAACAACAGCAAGGATGATTGCAATTTTATAGATTTCTACATTTGACAGGGCCGAAAAATCGGGAAAAGTAAACTGACTAAAAAAGCCCGAAAAGGATTGCGGTACCGGCAGTCGAACCACCTGATCATCAGCCAAACTGAAGGGAAGTATGCCTTGGCGGAAAGAAATGTTAAACAGAATGCCTAGTACAACAACTACAATTGGTCCTTGAATTAATTGAAATATTTTATGTTTCTTGCTCAATACTTTTTCCCAAAGAATTAAAATTGCAAGTGATACTATTCCAATCAATACTGCACCAGGCGTAATAAACTCAATTGCTTTAAAAATTTCCGAAATTGTATTTTGTCCGTCGGCCTGAAAAAATTCATCATCACCAATAGCATCTTTGTCCCAACCCAAGGCATGCGGCAGTTGTTTTAGGATTATTAAAAGACCTATACCCGTGAGCATTCCTTTTATCACAGAGGATGGAAAAAAATAGGCTATGAAACCGGCTCGTGCATATCCCAAGCCAAGTTGAAGAATCCCGGATAATACTACCGCTGTTAAAAATGCAGTATAAGAGCCATTCAATGCTGAAATAGAGGTGAGCACAATCACAGCTAAACCTGCTGCAGGGCCACTAACACCAAGTGCGGAACCGCTAGCAAAGCCAACTACAATTCCTCCCACAATACCTGCTATAATACCCGAGAACAATGGAGCTCCAGAAGCAAGGGCAATTCCAAGGCATAGTGGAACAGCCACAAAAAACACTACAATACTGGCCGGTAAATCATTTTTAAAATACTTAAATGTAATACCACTGGAATTTTCGTTCATAGTCGACATATATAGATTAATGATTAAGAAATAAATGATGACCCTGTTCAGGATCTTACAAAAACTTTGGAATAAACAATGAGAAGCATCAAGGTTGAATTCCCTGATGGTAAAGATTACAGCAATTCTGGGGGTGAATAAATCACTTGGCTGTAATCAGAAGATGAAAAATTAATTCTGTTGTGAAATTGCTTTTGTGTTTGAGGGAGGGTGAAATAACTCAATTTAGAAAATGCGTAAAAATCATCGATGGCATTTTTCTTATCCGTCTTTTCATTCGATTTCTCTGATTCTGAATTTTTTTCTTCACAATCAAAATCCTTTACATCCAATAGTGCAATTGGATTTATTTTTTGATGCAACAATCGAATCGACTCAAAGCTGCTGGCAGCAGTAAAGAGCAGGAGGATAGAAATAAGTAATATTTTCTTAAAAAGCACCATAGGTTTGCAAATGTAAATTAGAATCCGATTAAAAAGCAGGTACGCAGTTATATTTAATGCTTTTTAACATTTAATAGTGGTACAAAAATTTTGTTCAGATTACCTGGCGGATATTATTAACGACCCTTGCTTGGGTCTTTTAAATCTAATTTTTCCGCAAAATGATCACAAAAATCGCGCATATCAGCAGCCATTTTATCTTCTTGGGTAGCACGTTCCAGCGTGTTTGCCATAGACACCAATGTTTGATGCATAAACACTTTCATTTCATCTACCATCATATCTTTAGTCCATAAATCGATACGCAGTGTGTTGCGTTCCTTTAAATCCCATACACTTAGCATTATTGATTTAGCTGCACTCTCTCCAGCAACGCCCGAATCAGTTGCTTCCCATGTAATGGTTTCAGGTAAATTATTTTCATCAAGAGTAATGTTGAATTTTATTTCAGATTTTTTCATGTTGAGTATTGAGATTATAGTATTGAGATATGAGTAATGGGCTTAACTAATAATTATTTTTTGGGTTTGTAATGTGATTCGTTCAGAATTTTTTGTGCATTTTTTTCCTGCATCAATTGTGGAATGGTTATAGCAGCATTATTTTGCATGTAAGCTGAAACAATTTTATAGCCAACCCACACACCCACTCTACCGGGCGATTCCTTTGGCATTCCGGCGGTAAAAGGAGCCGGATTTATATACTTTATATTTTCAGAAAAGCGTGTAGAATAGAGTAAATTTTTATCAATAAAATATTTCCAGATGGATGCCTCTGAGTTTTCAAGCCAACTTAATTGCTTGGCCGAAAATTCCATTTTAATGCTGTCAGGTTGAGTTGGCATAAAGTAATCAATTGTGTAAAGCAGCTTTCCCTGAAATATCATCTCACTTAAAAGATTATTGTGTGCGTCGTTGTTTTCAAATTCAGTTTGTAAC
The sequence above is a segment of the Bacteroidota bacterium genome. Coding sequences within it:
- a CDS encoding SulP family inorganic anion transporter codes for the protein MSTMNENSSGITFKYFKNDLPASIVVFFVAVPLCLGIALASGAPLFSGIIAGIVGGIVVGFASGSALGVSGPAAGLAVIVLTSISALNGSYTAFLTAVVLSGILQLGLGYARAGFIAYFFPSSVIKGMLTGIGLLIILKQLPHALGWDKDAIGDDEFFQADGQNTISEIFKAIEFITPGAVLIGIVSLAILILWEKVLSKKHKIFQLIQGPIVVVVLGILFNISFRQGILPFSLADDQVVRLPVPQSFSGFFSQFTFPDFSALSNVEIYKIAIILAVVGSLETLLSVEAADKLDPEKRVTPTNRELKAQGLGNIVSGLIGGLPVTQVIVRSSANISFGAKTKMSAILHGVFLLISAITIASVLNLVPLASLAAILLMVGYKLAKPSLFKQMYNLGWEQFVPFTATVIAILATDLLKGITVGILVGIFYTLRHSYRNSHHMKDITTNEKGQEVHHLVLAEEVSFFNKASVIKVLDEIPFNSKVIIDCSKSKSIAHDVVELIKDYESNAKSKNISVEKINFLEPK
- the gldC gene encoding gliding motility protein GldC yields the protein MKKSEIKFNITLDENNLPETITWEATDSGVAGESAAKSIMLSVWDLKERNTLRIDLWTKDMMVDEMKVFMHQTLVSMANTLERATQEDKMAADMRDFCDHFAEKLDLKDPSKGR